Proteins from a genomic interval of Beijerinckia indica subsp. indica ATCC 9039:
- a CDS encoding DUF2163 domain-containing protein has translation MKKASPALMAAIDALRVNRDSQALIADCFTFTLSNGLILTTTNADVPVTLNGYVYRADSILVDGLHYKAVTGLEVDQQRITLAARPTDTIGGIPILSALRNGLFDGCRIKRERAFLAAWGTAPIGSVILFVGRVATIDQLGRSTAEITVNSELALLDVQMPRNLYQPHCNHVLYDAGCGLARNAFRADGSVESGSTPFVIQWSASEPAYEQGLVTFTSGVNNGVTATVKWANTAQFGLAYPLDRPPSIGDTFTIYQGCDHTFASCGAKFSNQANFRGFPYVPAPVSAY, from the coding sequence ATGAAGAAAGCCTCTCCAGCTCTGATGGCCGCGATCGATGCCTTGCGCGTGAACCGCGATTCGCAAGCCTTGATCGCGGATTGTTTCACCTTCACATTGTCGAACGGTTTGATCCTGACCACCACCAATGCCGATGTTCCGGTCACGCTCAATGGCTATGTCTATCGCGCCGATTCCATTCTCGTCGATGGCCTCCATTATAAAGCCGTGACCGGCCTTGAGGTGGATCAGCAGCGCATCACACTAGCGGCGCGGCCGACGGATACGATCGGCGGTATTCCCATCCTCTCGGCTTTGCGCAATGGCCTGTTCGACGGCTGTCGTATCAAGCGTGAACGGGCTTTTCTCGCTGCCTGGGGAACCGCGCCGATCGGCAGCGTAATCCTCTTCGTCGGGCGTGTGGCAACGATCGATCAACTCGGCCGTAGCACGGCGGAAATCACGGTCAATTCCGAATTGGCCCTGCTCGACGTGCAAATGCCACGCAATCTCTATCAGCCTCATTGCAATCATGTTCTCTATGACGCGGGTTGCGGCCTTGCCAGAAACGCTTTCCGTGCCGATGGCAGCGTGGAAAGCGGCTCGACCCCCTTTGTAATTCAATGGTCTGCCTCTGAGCCTGCCTATGAACAGGGGCTCGTGACCTTTACCTCAGGGGTCAATAATGGCGTCACGGCAACGGTGAAATGGGCCAATACAGCCCAGTTTGGCCTGGCTTATCCGCTCGATCGTCCACCCTCAATCGGTGATACATTCACGATCTATCAGGGCTGTGACCACACCTTTGCGTCCTGTGGCGCCAAATTTTCCAATCAGGCCAATTTCCGGGGCTTTCCCTACGTCCCCGCGCCTGTATCCGCCTATTAA
- a CDS encoding DUF2460 domain-containing protein, whose amino-acid sequence MSLPVFPQLPGQGWSVHKRPTFSTRTVAHVSGREIRVPLYSQALYEFELTFDALTANTAWPGLGANSLQSLMGLYLQCQGQYGTFLYIDPSDKEVMAQTIGVGDGSTSIFTFQRSLGGVVEIVSYVTDVANISVNGLALQGGWSLTEPNKVTFASPPAAGAPIVADFSFAYECRFLDDQNDFENFMDGLWTVASLKFRSVKA is encoded by the coding sequence ATGAGTCTTCCGGTTTTCCCGCAACTTCCCGGCCAGGGATGGTCCGTACACAAAAGACCGACCTTTTCGACACGAACGGTGGCTCATGTATCCGGGCGCGAGATTCGTGTGCCGCTCTATAGCCAGGCGCTCTATGAATTCGAATTGACCTTCGATGCCTTGACCGCGAACACGGCATGGCCCGGCCTTGGCGCGAATTCGCTGCAAAGCCTGATGGGCCTCTATCTTCAGTGTCAGGGCCAATATGGTACCTTTCTTTATATCGATCCGAGTGACAAGGAGGTTATGGCCCAGACCATTGGCGTGGGTGACGGCTCGACGAGCATTTTCACATTCCAGCGTAGTCTCGGTGGCGTGGTCGAAATCGTTTCCTATGTCACGGATGTAGCGAATATTTCCGTGAATGGTCTTGCGCTGCAAGGGGGATGGTCTCTGACGGAACCGAATAAAGTGACATTCGCCAGCCCGCCCGCGGCCGGCGCTCCCATCGTCGCCGATTTCAGCTTTGCCTATGAATGCCGTTTTCTCGACGATCAGAACGATTTCGAGAATTTCATGGACGGATTATGGACCGTGGCGAGCCTCAAATTCCGGAGCGTCAAGGCATGA
- a CDS encoding class I SAM-dependent methyltransferase — translation MSDTPAEGTVDPDLPELSPNAFIKPDETPDEAFYAVPRFVTHIDGGAIAAVTELYREIVPHDAQILDLMSSWISHLPPEGKYAQVIGHGMNAMELKANPRLTRSFVQNLNTNPLLPLETQSLDAAMICVSIQYLQKPVIVLREVLRVLRPQAPLIITFSNRCFPTKAVTVWQALEDEAHLDLLALYLQRAGFASIESRTLCKGGRGADPLWAVIGRS, via the coding sequence ATGAGCGATACGCCAGCAGAAGGAACCGTCGATCCCGACCTGCCGGAATTGTCTCCCAACGCCTTCATCAAACCGGACGAGACACCGGACGAGGCTTTTTATGCCGTGCCGCGTTTCGTGACCCATATCGACGGCGGAGCAATTGCCGCGGTCACCGAGCTCTATCGCGAAATCGTGCCGCACGATGCCCAAATTCTCGATCTTATGTCGAGCTGGATCAGCCACCTGCCGCCCGAAGGCAAATATGCGCAAGTCATCGGTCACGGCATGAATGCCATGGAGCTCAAGGCCAATCCGCGGCTCACCCGTTCCTTCGTGCAAAATCTCAATACCAATCCGCTCTTGCCGCTCGAAACGCAATCGCTCGACGCGGCCATGATCTGCGTCTCCATTCAATATTTGCAAAAGCCGGTCATTGTATTGCGCGAGGTCCTGCGTGTGCTGCGCCCGCAGGCGCCGCTCATCATCACTTTTTCAAACCGTTGTTTCCCGACCAAGGCGGTCACGGTCTGGCAGGCTTTGGAGGACGAGGCTCACCTCGACCTCCTCGCCCTCTATCTTCAACGCGCGGGTTTCGCGTCGATCGAATCACGCACGCTTTGCAAAGGCGGGCGCGGTGCCGATCCCCTCTGGGCGGTCATCGGGCGCTCCTGA
- a CDS encoding baseplate megatron protein TIM-barrel domain-containing protein, which yields MGRQNYVNGVHLLPATGEFSYDTLPRFGQRIDEAGFSPLNLFHGGIPGKTDFSTSIDQLQAAFPECTTVSLIVAWFGSSVDAASCRIYPSTTYIGGAFQDESGHADAWYCSGLTQISNGLIPLPRSGSSFVYGGTPSDPSIVRAIRDLKARGLRVVFYPFILMTSAGFPWRGRITFAADRSEEATTAVTTFLGSATVDQFTPDTDNLTVGYSGAPADYSFRRMILHYASLCASAGGVDLFLIGSELRGLEQIRGPHWSTAGTVDGNGCAVWDYPFVDGLMALASDVRAIFDSAGLMRDRAGLHNLITYSADWSVWMGVQHADSNGQWPHLDRLYDHDAIDLVAFDNYLPLSDWTSGTGGLDLLHWSDPRGQTWPPSADEMNALGLSGTPMLKSKAYLKANIEGGEKYHWFYYDSDNLGRGLDPNGTGAQVSRPAGDRLTQTRHPYFADQHLLANKHLRWWWNNPHQAVYDAGDGAGFVPHGPRTQWGEQSKSIIFTEYGFPTCDRGTNQPNVFYDPKSSESFTPYWSIWESMDGAAYRPVQDDELVLLALQAIHEYWFEEGNNETSPNGLTMIEPTFCSIWSWDARPFPVFPNRADLWGDASNWRAGNWLNGKGPFLMPPVLDEPPISGSFPVFPTLKGQGWSIHYQPLFDTLATLHASGRESRAARRANAQFEIDLTFDHLGMEAEADFQTLAGFYLSMQGTHGLFTFPMPDEWGLGPSLLCRFADDVQDFEEFMMRFWTVQSLKLQTVRP from the coding sequence ATGGGTCGGCAAAATTATGTCAATGGCGTGCATCTGCTGCCGGCTACGGGCGAGTTCAGTTATGATACGCTGCCACGTTTCGGCCAGCGCATCGACGAGGCCGGGTTTTCGCCGCTCAATCTGTTTCACGGCGGTATCCCAGGCAAGACGGATTTCTCCACATCCATCGACCAGCTTCAGGCGGCTTTTCCTGAGTGTACGACCGTCTCGCTGATCGTGGCCTGGTTTGGCAGTTCGGTCGATGCCGCGTCCTGCCGGATCTATCCATCAACGACCTATATCGGCGGAGCTTTTCAGGATGAATCGGGCCACGCCGATGCCTGGTATTGCTCCGGCCTGACACAGATTTCGAACGGCCTGATCCCGCTGCCGCGCTCGGGCTCTTCCTTTGTCTATGGCGGTACTCCATCCGATCCATCGATCGTCCGCGCGATCCGCGATCTCAAGGCGCGCGGTTTACGCGTGGTCTTTTATCCCTTTATTTTAATGACATCCGCAGGCTTTCCCTGGCGAGGGCGTATCACTTTCGCAGCCGACCGCTCGGAGGAAGCGACTACGGCAGTGACAACCTTTCTCGGTTCCGCGACAGTTGATCAGTTTACACCGGATACAGACAATCTGACTGTCGGCTATTCCGGTGCGCCGGCTGATTACAGTTTTCGCCGCATGATCTTGCATTATGCATCGCTTTGCGCTTCGGCAGGCGGCGTCGATCTGTTTCTGATCGGCTCGGAATTGCGCGGTCTCGAACAAATTCGCGGGCCTCATTGGAGCACGGCCGGGACCGTCGATGGCAATGGCTGTGCGGTTTGGGACTATCCCTTCGTTGATGGGCTCATGGCACTTGCATCCGATGTGCGCGCCATTTTTGATAGCGCTGGTTTGATGCGGGATCGCGCAGGATTACACAATCTCATCACCTACTCCGCCGATTGGTCGGTCTGGATGGGTGTGCAACATGCTGATTCCAATGGGCAATGGCCGCATCTAGACCGGCTCTATGACCATGATGCCATCGATCTCGTGGCTTTCGACAATTATCTGCCCCTGTCCGATTGGACGAGCGGGACAGGTGGCCTCGATCTCCTCCATTGGAGTGACCCACGTGGGCAGACATGGCCGCCTTCAGCCGATGAGATGAATGCGCTTGGCTTGTCGGGAACACCGATGCTCAAGAGCAAGGCCTATCTCAAGGCCAATATCGAGGGCGGCGAGAAATATCACTGGTTTTATTACGATAGCGATAATCTTGGCCGTGGCCTCGACCCAAACGGGACGGGCGCGCAAGTTTCGCGGCCTGCGGGGGATCGCCTGACGCAGACACGTCATCCCTATTTTGCTGATCAGCACTTGTTGGCCAATAAACATCTGCGTTGGTGGTGGAATAATCCGCATCAGGCTGTCTATGACGCCGGCGATGGTGCGGGGTTTGTGCCGCATGGGCCGAGGACACAATGGGGGGAACAATCGAAATCGATTATTTTTACCGAATACGGTTTTCCGACCTGCGATCGCGGCACCAATCAGCCGAATGTGTTCTACGATCCGAAATCGAGTGAAAGTTTCACGCCTTACTGGTCGATCTGGGAGTCCATGGATGGGGCTGCCTATCGGCCCGTGCAAGATGACGAATTGGTGCTGCTCGCTCTCCAAGCGATCCATGAATATTGGTTCGAGGAGGGCAATAACGAGACATCGCCCAATGGCTTGACGATGATCGAGCCGACTTTTTGCTCCATATGGTCGTGGGATGCGCGGCCGTTTCCGGTGTTTCCGAACCGTGCCGATCTCTGGGGTGATGCAAGCAATTGGCGGGCAGGCAATTGGCTCAATGGCAAGGGGCCTTTTCTCATGCCTCCCGTTTTGGACGAGCCGCCGATTTCTGGCTCTTTCCCCGTGTTTCCGACACTGAAAGGTCAAGGCTGGTCGATCCATTATCAACCGCTCTTCGACACATTGGCCACCCTACACGCGTCGGGACGTGAAAGCCGTGCGGCGCGGCGCGCAAATGCTCAATTCGAGATCGATCTGACTTTCGATCATTTGGGAATGGAGGCCGAGGCGGATTTTCAGACACTCGCTGGCTTCTATCTCAGCATGCAGGGAACCCATGGCCTTTTCACTTTTCCGATGCCGGACGAATGGGGCTTAGGACCGAGCCTGCTTTGTCGTTTCGCCGATGATGTTCAGGATTTCGAAGAATTCATGATGCGGTTCTGGACGGTGCAAAGCTTGAAATTACAGACGGTGAGACCTTGA
- the murA gene encoding UDP-N-acetylglucosamine 1-carboxyvinyltransferase — translation MDRIRIVGGRTLEGTIKISGAKNAALPLMIASLLTSETLTLENVPALADVNMLLRILGHHGVDYSVNGRRAGEEPHASRAIHLTAGTIVDIMAPYDLVSKMRASFWVIAPLLARMGEARVSLPGGCAIGTRPVDLLLMVLEKLGAKIEIEAGYVHAKAPKGLHGAEITFPKVTVGGTHTALMAASLAQGHTLLVNAAREPEIVDLANCLTKMGAKIKGAGQSTVEIEGVGRLSGASHKVLPDRIEAGTYAIAVAMAGGDVLLEGAEADLLQTALDTIEQAGARISVTNEGIRVRRNGAGLQPVDVTTAPFPGFPTDLQAQFMALMTKAKGSSTITETIFENRFMHVQELARLGAHIRLEGDAAIVEGVETLQGAPVMATDLRASVSLVIAALAAQGETMVNRVYHLDRGFEHLEEKLGRCGAIIERISGTA, via the coding sequence ATGGATCGCATTCGCATCGTGGGCGGCCGGACGCTCGAAGGCACTATCAAGATTTCAGGTGCGAAAAATGCCGCTTTGCCCTTGATGATCGCGTCCCTTCTGACATCTGAGACGCTGACGCTTGAAAACGTCCCGGCGCTCGCCGACGTCAATATGCTGTTGCGCATTCTCGGTCACCACGGTGTCGATTATTCGGTGAACGGCCGACGTGCCGGCGAGGAGCCGCATGCGAGCCGGGCGATTCATCTCACCGCCGGCACCATCGTTGATATTATGGCGCCCTATGATCTCGTTTCAAAAATGCGGGCGAGTTTCTGGGTCATCGCGCCGCTGCTCGCGCGGATGGGAGAGGCGCGCGTTTCGTTGCCCGGCGGCTGCGCCATCGGCACGCGGCCCGTCGATCTCCTGCTCATGGTTTTGGAAAAATTAGGCGCGAAGATCGAGATCGAAGCGGGCTATGTGCACGCCAAGGCGCCCAAGGGTCTGCATGGCGCCGAGATCACCTTTCCCAAAGTGACGGTTGGTGGCACGCATACGGCCTTGATGGCGGCCTCGCTGGCGCAAGGCCATACTCTGCTCGTCAATGCGGCTCGCGAGCCAGAAATCGTCGATCTCGCCAATTGCCTTACGAAAATGGGGGCGAAGATCAAGGGGGCAGGGCAATCGACGGTCGAAATCGAGGGCGTTGGGCGTCTTTCTGGCGCGAGCCATAAGGTGCTTCCCGATCGGATCGAGGCGGGAACCTATGCGATCGCCGTGGCCATGGCGGGGGGTGATGTCCTGCTTGAAGGCGCTGAAGCGGACCTTTTGCAGACGGCCCTCGATACGATCGAACAAGCGGGGGCCCGCATTTCTGTCACCAATGAGGGAATCAGGGTGAGGCGCAACGGCGCGGGCCTTCAGCCGGTCGACGTCACGACAGCACCGTTCCCGGGCTTTCCGACCGATCTTCAAGCGCAATTCATGGCCCTCATGACGAAAGCCAAGGGGTCATCGACGATTACCGAGACGATTTTCGAAAATCGTTTCATGCATGTGCAGGAATTGGCGCGGCTTGGCGCCCATATTCGCCTCGAGGGTGATGCCGCAATTGTCGAGGGTGTCGAAACACTGCAAGGCGCGCCCGTCATGGCGACGGATCTGAGGGCTTCCGTCTCCCTCGTCATTGCGGCGCTGGCGGCGCAGGGCGAGACCATGGTCAACCGCGTCTATCATCTCGACCGGGGTTTTGAACATTTGGAAGAGAAGCTCGGCCGTTGCGGCGCAATTATCGAGCGCATCTCCGGCACTGCATGA
- a CDS encoding host attachment protein, whose protein sequence is MERVRIPRQGWILVCDGAKAQILRNDGEATRLDLKPVEDFALPQAPARELGTDRPGRVYESHGTSRSALEQTDWHEQNEIDFLSDVADVLDKEIKHYAVKSLIVIAPPKALGVLRERLSPAARGIVTAEIDKDFMKLPVKEIAARLSA, encoded by the coding sequence ATGGAACGCGTCAGGATTCCCCGGCAAGGCTGGATCTTGGTCTGCGACGGCGCCAAGGCGCAGATCTTGCGCAATGATGGCGAGGCGACACGGCTTGATCTCAAGCCGGTTGAAGACTTCGCCTTGCCGCAGGCGCCTGCTCGTGAACTCGGCACGGATCGGCCAGGACGCGTCTACGAATCACACGGCACATCCCGCAGCGCGCTCGAACAGACCGACTGGCATGAGCAGAACGAGATCGACTTTCTTTCGGATGTGGCTGATGTCCTTGATAAGGAGATCAAGCATTATGCCGTCAAAAGTCTCATCGTGATCGCGCCACCGAAAGCGCTCGGCGTCTTGCGCGAACGCCTTTCACCGGCGGCGCGCGGCATTGTGACGGCTGAAATCGATAAGGATTTCATGAAATTGCCGGTCAAGGAGATCGCGGCACGGCTGTCTGCCTGA
- a CDS encoding phage tail protein, which translates to MSYFRTKKSAAVTPNYTGMDIQTSSSALPIPIIYGMTRAAPNIIWHDGFASHAQYSAGGGKGGGNHTVSSYAYSTWIMLAIGEGPVNAVRTIYNSQSVQSYGAYNLALMNGGTPQDIWGPVQADYAYAGLHYNGTAYMASSYYDLGSSASIGSLAFEVKGLSSVGSLVNGYDADPAAMLYDFLTNAQYGLGFPAESIDAASLFGASSDASYQTYCAAIGIGLSPALTTQETASSLITRWLQLTNATAVWSGGLLQIRPYGDSVVNGNGRTFVPDVVPVYDLTDADFIYENGADPVLVARVDPHSIANMQTLECFDRANNYAATPVRAFDQDAIERFGMRGGSTVTAHEICDVSMGLLCAQMILQRGLYIRNTYTFKLSYEYCLLDPMDIVTLTDTVLGLDKTPVRITAIEEDANGLLTVTAEEFPGGVATAVQYPAVGAVGKSFNRAAEAGAVNPPVIFEPPVALSGGIPQIWVALSGSQNQNASSGGAWGGAYVYASIDATTYRQIGTITGAARQGVTSNVLPVSSNPDTTDTLGVTLVQGVGTLTSVTEAEAQNGATLCYLDGELFAYATATLTGPNAYALTTLVRGLYGTDIAAHAAGVAFTRVDDSLFKYTLPASSIGQTISLKFQSFNIFGGGVQDLSECATYTYQPQGNGARGPVTSALLLGTSLDYGFVADSLGEVDDFGGLTETSPLRISLGTAP; encoded by the coding sequence ATGAGCTATTTCCGCACCAAGAAATCGGCGGCCGTCACCCCGAATTATACGGGGATGGACATTCAGACCTCATCGAGCGCTCTGCCGATCCCGATCATCTACGGCATGACACGCGCGGCGCCGAACATCATCTGGCATGATGGTTTTGCGAGCCATGCCCAATATTCCGCAGGGGGCGGCAAGGGTGGCGGCAATCATACGGTCTCAAGCTATGCTTATTCGACCTGGATCATGCTGGCCATCGGCGAGGGGCCGGTCAACGCGGTCCGGACGATCTACAATAGCCAGTCGGTACAGTCTTATGGTGCTTATAACCTGGCCTTAATGAATGGGGGCACACCGCAGGATATCTGGGGACCTGTGCAAGCCGACTATGCTTATGCCGGCCTGCATTATAATGGCACCGCCTATATGGCTTCATCCTATTATGATCTTGGCTCGAGCGCTTCGATCGGATCGCTCGCCTTCGAGGTCAAAGGTTTGTCCTCGGTCGGTTCGCTGGTTAATGGTTATGATGCGGACCCCGCGGCCATGCTCTATGACTTTCTGACCAACGCACAATATGGACTTGGCTTTCCGGCCGAAAGCATCGATGCCGCGAGCTTGTTCGGAGCCTCGAGCGATGCCTCCTACCAGACCTATTGCGCCGCGATCGGCATCGGGCTCAGCCCGGCGTTGACGACACAGGAAACCGCGTCGAGCCTGATCACCCGCTGGCTGCAACTGACCAATGCCACTGCTGTTTGGTCGGGTGGGCTCCTGCAGATCCGGCCCTATGGTGATAGCGTGGTCAATGGTAATGGTCGGACATTCGTGCCCGATGTCGTACCTGTTTATGACCTGACGGATGCGGATTTCATCTATGAAAACGGTGCGGATCCCGTTCTCGTGGCCCGGGTCGATCCTCATTCAATCGCCAATATGCAGACGCTGGAATGTTTCGACCGGGCAAACAATTATGCCGCGACGCCGGTCCGGGCCTTCGATCAGGATGCGATAGAGCGTTTTGGCATGCGCGGCGGCTCGACCGTCACCGCGCATGAAATCTGTGATGTCTCGATGGGCCTTCTTTGCGCACAGATGATTTTGCAGCGTGGGCTTTATATCCGCAACACCTATACGTTCAAATTATCTTATGAATATTGTTTGCTCGATCCGATGGACATCGTGACCCTGACCGATACGGTTCTCGGCTTGGATAAGACACCGGTCCGTATCACGGCGATCGAAGAAGATGCCAATGGTCTTCTTACAGTAACGGCGGAGGAATTTCCCGGTGGCGTCGCGACGGCGGTGCAATATCCGGCGGTCGGGGCGGTGGGGAAGAGTTTTAATCGGGCCGCTGAAGCCGGAGCCGTGAATCCTCCCGTGATCTTCGAGCCACCCGTTGCCTTGAGCGGCGGCATTCCGCAAATATGGGTCGCCTTGTCGGGCAGCCAAAATCAAAATGCGAGCAGTGGCGGTGCTTGGGGGGGCGCCTATGTCTATGCTTCGATCGATGCGACGACCTATCGACAGATCGGCACGATTACGGGCGCTGCGCGCCAGGGCGTGACGTCCAATGTGCTGCCTGTTTCATCCAATCCGGACACGACGGATACGCTGGGCGTCACGCTCGTGCAAGGAGTAGGCACGCTCACGAGTGTGACGGAGGCGGAAGCACAAAATGGCGCGACGCTCTGCTATCTGGATGGCGAATTATTCGCCTATGCGACGGCGACACTGACCGGTCCGAACGCTTATGCGCTGACAACGCTCGTGCGCGGCCTCTATGGGACGGACATTGCCGCACATGCAGCCGGAGTAGCCTTCACACGGGTCGACGACAGCTTGTTCAAATATACGCTGCCGGCCTCCTCTATCGGCCAGACGATCAGTCTGAAGTTTCAAAGCTTCAATATTTTTGGCGGTGGCGTGCAAGATCTCAGCGAATGCGCGACCTATACCTATCAACCACAAGGCAATGGTGCGCGAGGCCCGGTGACGAGTGCCTTATTGCTCGGGACCAGCCTCGATTATGGTTTCGTGGCGGATAGTTTGGGGGAAGTGGACGATTTTGGCGGCCTGACAGAGACCTCGCCTCTCCGCATTTCTCTCGGAACTGCTCCTTGA
- a CDS encoding Trm112 family protein, which produces MQTGQDRDRQDKDQQPGLDDDGGEPTRIDPRLLEILVCPLTKTTLEYDASRQELISRAAKLAYPIRDGIPIMLPEEARPLED; this is translated from the coding sequence ATGCAGACAGGGCAAGACAGGGACCGGCAGGACAAAGACCAACAGCCGGGGCTCGACGATGATGGCGGCGAACCCACCCGCATCGATCCGCGCCTGCTCGAAATCCTGGTTTGTCCTCTCACCAAGACGACCCTCGAATATGACGCCTCGCGCCAGGAACTGATTTCGCGGGCCGCTAAGCTCGCTTATCCCATTCGCGACGGCATTCCCATCATGTTGCCGGAGGAAGCCCGACCGCTCGAAGATTAA
- a CDS encoding DUF763 domain-containing protein, whose protein sequence is MARRAGSADLPLHNGWVPAWLGARMARLGAIIAEAIIHHYGRDEFLRRLAHPFWFQSFGAVMGMDWHSSGITTSVIGALKRGLGPLSGELGLHVCGGRGRHSRQTPLELTTIGERVGFDGHALAEASRLVAKVDSAAVQDGFDLYLHGFIVADDGHWAIVQQGMNGERRQARRYHWLSETLGPSENLQNFVEAPHQAIDGQNQGEIINLTDKRAKASRNGQLDLLRDHGPDRIAREVAALEGKIVSPDHSDQLVLPHLIMPAHHDVRPKDVMIRRLHGALAAAADCGPKDFPELLLVPGVGARTIRALALVAEVVHGAPCRFTDPARFSIAHGGKDRHPYPVPTKVYDQTIEVLKSAVSKAKLGNEERLEAIRRLDAEARHLERTVDGPSFEEFMSDERQHSPLYGGRSVFGWEAGPVQTEMREQKAGDTAAATSRMRRSRGR, encoded by the coding sequence TTGGCTCGACGGGCTGGCAGCGCCGATCTGCCTCTGCACAACGGCTGGGTTCCCGCATGGCTCGGCGCTCGCATGGCACGCCTCGGCGCGATCATCGCCGAGGCGATCATCCATCATTATGGCCGCGATGAATTTCTGCGCCGTCTCGCGCATCCATTCTGGTTCCAGTCGTTTGGAGCCGTCATGGGCATGGACTGGCATTCTTCGGGAATCACGACCAGCGTCATCGGGGCACTGAAACGCGGGCTCGGCCCTCTTTCGGGAGAACTCGGTCTGCATGTCTGCGGCGGGCGTGGCCGCCATTCGCGCCAAACACCCTTGGAACTGACGACTATTGGCGAGCGCGTCGGCTTCGACGGGCATGCACTCGCCGAAGCCAGCCGGCTCGTCGCCAAAGTCGACAGCGCTGCCGTGCAAGATGGTTTCGATCTCTATCTGCATGGCTTCATCGTCGCCGACGATGGGCATTGGGCCATTGTGCAGCAAGGCATGAATGGCGAGCGGCGGCAGGCGCGGCGCTATCATTGGCTCTCAGAGACGCTCGGTCCATCGGAAAACCTGCAAAATTTCGTCGAGGCGCCGCATCAGGCGATCGATGGGCAAAATCAGGGTGAGATCATCAATCTCACCGATAAAAGAGCGAAAGCCTCGCGGAATGGCCAGCTCGATCTTTTGCGCGATCACGGCCCCGACCGTATCGCGCGCGAGGTTGCGGCCCTCGAAGGCAAGATTGTATCCCCAGACCACTCCGACCAGCTCGTGCTGCCGCATCTCATCATGCCGGCCCATCACGACGTGCGCCCGAAGGATGTAATGATCCGCCGCCTGCATGGGGCGCTCGCAGCCGCCGCGGATTGCGGACCGAAGGATTTTCCAGAACTTCTCCTCGTGCCAGGCGTCGGCGCACGCACCATACGCGCCCTGGCGCTGGTTGCCGAGGTCGTGCACGGCGCACCCTGCCGTTTCACGGATCCGGCGCGATTCTCGATCGCTCATGGAGGCAAGGATCGGCATCCCTATCCTGTGCCGACCAAGGTTTACGACCAAACGATTGAAGTGCTGAAATCGGCGGTCTCCAAGGCCAAGCTCGGCAATGAGGAACGGCTCGAGGCCATCCGCCGTCTCGATGCAGAGGCGCGGCATTTGGAACGCACCGTCGATGGGCCGTCATTCGAAGAGTTCATGAGCGATGAGCGGCAGCATTCGCCTCTATATGGGGGGCGTAGCGTTTTTGGGTGGGAGGCAGGACCGGTTCAAACCGAAATGCGCGAACAGAAGGCCGGTGATACGGCGGCAGCGACCTCTCGGATGAGGCGGTCGAGGGGTCGCTAG
- a CDS encoding aldehyde dehydrogenase, whose protein sequence is MGRILGYYVYADTEIWFEDDKVSRKDGPAVITPDGVERYYVNGKEITVEVRDFFAEHRWNPKKALSTPEKVAAFQEKFCK, encoded by the coding sequence ATGGGTCGGATACTCGGTTACTATGTCTATGCGGATACCGAAATCTGGTTCGAGGACGATAAGGTGAGCCGCAAGGATGGGCCGGCGGTCATCACGCCCGATGGCGTCGAGCGCTATTATGTGAATGGTAAGGAAATCACCGTCGAGGTTCGCGATTTCTTCGCAGAGCACCGGTGGAACCCAAAGAAAGCTCTGAGCACGCCAGAGAAGGTTGCGGCTTTTCAGGAGAAATTCTGCAAATAA